The Oryzias latipes chromosome 1, ASM223467v1 genome contains a region encoding:
- the tet2 gene encoding methylcytosine dioxygenase TET2, producing METDQAKHEKEESSMIAQFGIPHSISPRLQNGCHFSEGSPQPTGDNNWITSPVQYNPNKVSNSLKRHRENCIIPASEESLFDQESYKMNGDLMNGELKHGFTGDTLLHQPKRKKVDLEIKRNDGTSSEMVDNLPELTNATNFECSSSQREFSLDKRNHSIQNGDIFGRPRNKQFPNGAVSASSTLESTPGDLLEKTLSQYYPEQVSIAPQTSGSQLDTVNGSLDNQLSSEGAQPPALASGLLPSGQMPNSQQQQPRAPENSERGNSCNSYLVNGFSSSFGADHQQQQQPHAYSALEMRKLSGEITPTNDTNCSQEHPTSIPHFTDQSDPQSAYKNTQQEFDHSPFLRSSNAQHAIDENGRYRCFANSGMAQNEKSGSDQFLHLSTERSQCGIQPQNFQENGRTQNNDDEMGQHQHHIGKGNGLENTGWMEENPSNSTQQQAPPSQTQDQDMWRALPPKPNVERTASPQRDTQIMEPGPVQRFQIQRSLADMSPGSNTSQQKLPELLSNQMQFAPSQQNTATRWQHQSPKAFQMQQTPVTEMSDQQNFPQNQQGNNYFQKDSQHLSDDTDLQDILSAGLLTQQQQHCKLQRPLSHPPQFEEQQLKSPHYRPHSQPPPEQHLPQLSQSLGNNLAQANNSQHSNHATFMYSNKAEMQQQQRQYLPNLKQFQPQLPNNHCHKHNKMDFTQTSTQSQPHLPQGALNQQVRNQMHPKAEPQLKSSCTQFQRGPQLPLGSMGPQTNFQRNAAIRMHLLQKQELQNPLHPLQSSELNQSQRAIKMEPRFELPTSQQQGQLLHMREPDKGGLQVKQENHPSPCNHKKIPRSILASMEQSLRQYQLSTVFEQKSLLIHSSNKVKVESSGPVTILSTNTEVRDVQSSIPAQSTKKGLESTPKKEQLLQSFVDSPMKLLDTPIKNLLDTPLKTQYDIASCHCVDQIVEKDEGPYYTHLGSAPTVPGIREMMEKRSGLTGRAIRIEKVIYTGKEGKSTQGCPIAKWVIRRSSVEEKLLVLVRERTGHRCETACIIVVILVWEGIQASLADRLYLELSETLKKNGAHTQRRCAFNEERTCACQGLNPEESGASFSFGCSWSMYYNGCKFARSKIPRKFKLLGDDVREEEKVERNFQNLATLLAPLYKAMAPEAYGNQVEHEHRAPDCRLGLKEGRPFSGVTACMDFCAHAHRDLHNMQGGSTVVCTLTREDNREIGRIPEDEQLHVLPLYKASNTDEFGSEEGQQEKMKSGAIQVLSTFRRQIRMLAEPAKSCRQKKLEAKKAAANKNATLEGSGDKAEKASLAKSKAGTYENTAQSTPMTGPLPGAVGATMQSSHLSQPLGAHPQQQHQSMIPPYSRSTHPGFMRFPNSPGSFPSTSKPGSMCPTQAQAPASPYPSPLNVTNSYMNGPNRPYPDYQRNGMPLDNCHPYYLANQKHLNMYQQQLPALYPEQQYGLHQRFDVNYPPRYSESGLQVNGYNGMRPAQIMQPYNPYGPSRPLDAQFIDPLSRMPSGHGGMDYSPVVSKSNQLGEYPNTYLHQNPHILPSGLDPLHTQVKTEMGIPDPQMLSAQLRGRCLNPDTQSELSLPNGGVMGSNIKQEPGTPKTPTTPQKPEVWSDNEHNFLDPEIGGVAVAPSHGSVLIECAKRELHATTPLKNPDRNHPTRISLVFYQHKNLNEAKHGLALWEAKMAEKAREKEEEAERNGGEGTPTKGNKKGVKREHPESETTGEPPYKRFIKALMEGSLSSTTNTYVNTSPYAFTKVTGPYSRFA from the exons ATGGAAACAGACCAGGCCAAGCATGAGAAGGAAGAAAGTTCAATGATAGCACAGTTTGGCATTCCTCACAGTATCTCTCCCAGACTCCAGAATGGATGCCACTTTTCTGAAGGTTCTCCGCAGCCCACAGGAGACAACAACTGGATTACAAGCCCAGTACAGTACAACCCTAACAAAGTATCAAACTCTTTGAAGAGACACAGGGAGAATTGCATCATCCCTGCATCAGAAGAAAGCCTATTTGATCAGGAGTCTTACAAAATGAATGGAGATTTGATGAATGGCGAGCTGAAGCATGGATTCACAGGGGATACATTACTACACCAGCCCAAGAGAAAGAAGGTAGATTTAGAAATCAAAAGAAATGATGGCACAAGTTCTGAAATGGTGGACAATTTACCTGAGCTGACTAATGCAACTAATTTTGAATGCAGCTCATCACAGAGGGAATTTAGTTTGGATAAAAGGAACCACTCTATTCAGAATGGAGATATTTTTGGTCGGCCACGGAATAAACAATTTCCCAATGGTGCTGTATCAGCCTCTTCAACCTTAGAGAGTACTCCAGGTGATCTATTAGAAAAGACTTTGTCCCAATATTATCCTGAGCAAGTGTCAATTGCACCACAAACATCGGGATCACAGCtggatacagtcaatggttcactGGACAATCAGTTGTCTAGTGAAGGTGCTCAACCCCCTGCTTTAGCCTCAGGGTTGCTTCCTTCAGGGCAGATGCCCAattctcagcagcagcagcccagGGCACCTGAAAACAGTGAAAGGGGCAACAGTTGTAACAGTTATCTTGTAAATGGATTCTCAAGCAGTTTTGGAGCAGACCACCAGCAACAGCAGCAACCACATGCTtattctgctttagaaatgaggaaactaTCAGGCGAGATCACTCCAACAAATGACACCAATTGTTCTCAAGAACATCCAACCAGCATACCCCATTTTACAGACCAATCAGATCCTCAAAGTGCATATAAAAACACCCAGCAAGAGTTTGACCACAGCCCTTTTCTGAGGAGCAGTAATGCTCAACACGCAATTGACGAAAATGGTAGATATAGATGCTTTGCTAACTCTGGGATGGCCCAAAATGAGAAATCTGGTTCTGATCAGTTTTTACACCTAAGCACTGAGAGAAGTCAGTGTGGAATTCAACCTCAGAACTTCCAAGAAAATGGCAGAACACAAAACAACGATGATGAGATGGGACAACATCAACATCACATTGGTAAAGGAAATGGTTTGGAGAACACAGGTTGGATGGAAGAGAATCCTTCAAATTCCACACAGCAGCAGGCACCACCTTCTCAGACACAAGACCAAGATATGTGGAGAGCTCTCCCTCCTAAGCCTAATGTAGAGAGGACAGCCAGTCCCCAACGTGATACCCAAATCATGGAGCCTGGCCCAGTGCAAAGATTTCAGATACAGAGAAGTTTAGCTGACATGAGTCCAGGGTCAAACACCTCCCAGCAAAAACTTCCAGAATTGTTATCCAACCAAATGCAATTTGCTCCATCCCAGCAAAACACTGCCACTAGGTGGCAGCATCAAAGCCCTAAAGCCTTTCAGATGCAGCAAACGCCAGTTACTGAAATGTCTGATCAGCAAAACTTCCCTCAAAATCAACAAGGAAATAATTACTTCCAGAAGGACTCTCAGCACTTAAGTGATGATACTGATCTGCAGGATATACTGTCAGCTGGACTTCTTACTCAGCAACAGCAGCACTGTAAACTTCAGCGTCCTTTATCTCACCCACCACAGTTTGAAGAGCAGCAATTGAAGTCTCCCCACTACAGACCACATAGTCAGCCTCCACCAGAACAGCACTTGCCTCAACTCAGCCAATCTCTTGGAAACAATTTAGCTCAAGCCAACAACAGCCAGCACAGCAACCATGCCACATTCATGTATAGTAATAAAGCAGAGATGCAACAACAGCAAAGACAGTATCTACCAAACCTCAAGCAATTTCAACCACAGCTGCCTAACAACCACtgccacaaacacaacaagatGGACTTTACCCAGACCTCAACACAGTCCCAACCTCACTTACCACAAGGTGCATTAAACCAGCAGGTGAGAAACCAGATGCATCCCAAAGCTGAACCGCAGCTTAAGAGTTCTTGCACACAGTTCCAAAGGGGACCTCAACTACCTCTGGGATCCATGGGTCCACAAACAAACTTTCAGAGGAATGCAGCTATACGTATGCACCTGTTGCAAAAGCAGGAGCTCCAAAATCCTCTTCATCCCCTTCAGAGCTCTGAATTAAATCAGTCCCAGAGAGCTATAAAAATGGAGCCCCGGTTTGAGCTGCCTACATCACAGCAGCAGGGGCAGCTGCTACATATGCGTGAGCCAGACAAAGGTGGACTACAAGTCAAGCAGGAAAATCACCCATCCCCATGCAATCACAAGAAAATACCAAGGAGTATCTTGGCTTCCATGGAACAAAGTCTAAGGCAGTACCAACTATCAAcagtttttgaacaaaaaagccTTCTCATCCATTCATCTAATAAAGTGAAGGTAGAATCTTCAGGCCCTGTTACAATACTGTCAACCAATACTGAAGTAAGAGATGTCCAATCCTCGATACCAGCCCAATCTACGAAAAAAGGCTTGGAATCCACTCCTAAAAAGGAGCAACTCcttcaaagttttgttgactCCCCTATGAAGCTGTTGGATACCCCTATTAAGAATCTTTTGGATACACCCCTGAAAACTCAGTATGACATAGCCTCTTGCCATTGTGTTG ATCAAATCGTCGAGAAGGATGAGGGCCCCTACTACACTCACCTGGGCTCAGCACCCACTGTTCCTGGCATTCGGGAGATGATGGAAAAAAG GTCTGGATTAACTGGCCGTGCCATCAGGATTGAAAAAGTAATTTACACTGGCAAAGAAGGAAAAAGCACACAAGGGTGCCCAATTGCTAAATGG GTTATCCGTCGATCTAGTGTAGAAGAAAAGTTACTTGTCCTGGTGCGTGAACGTACAGGTCATAGGTGTGAAACTGCCTGCATCATTGTTGTAATACTAGTTTGGGAGGGTATCCAAGCTAGTCTGGCTGACCGCCTCTACCTCGAGTTGAGTGAAACTCTAAAGAAAAATGGAGCTCACACACAACGGCGCTGTGCTTTCAATGAAGA gagGACATGTGCATGCCAGGGATTAAACCCTGAAGAAAGTGGAGCATCTTTCTCCTTTGGCTGTTCCTGGAGCATGTATTACAATGGCTGTAAATTTGCTCGGAGCAAAATTCCCAGGAAATTCAAGCTGCTTGGAGATGATGTCAGAGAG GAAGAGAAAGTGGAGCGGAACTTTCAAAATTTAGCGACTTTGCTTGCGCCTTTATATAAAGCTATGGCACCTGAAGCATATGGAAACCAG GTGGAACATGAGCACAGAGCGCCAGATTGTCGTTTGGGACTCAAGGAGGGTCGGCCCTTCTCTGGTGTCACTGCTTGTATGGACTTCTGCGCTCATGCTCACAGGGATCTCCACAACATGCAGGGTGGCAGCACTGTG GTGTGTACATTAACAAGGGAGGACAATCGAGAAATTGGAAGAATACCAGAGGATGAGCAACTCCATGTGTTACCTCTCTATAAGGCTTCCAACACTGATGAATTTGGAAGTGAGGAAGGTCAGCAGGAAAAAATGAAGTCAGGAGCCATACAAGTTCTCAGTACCTTCCGCCGTCAGATACGCATGCTCGCAGAGCCCGCCAAGTCTTGCAGGCAAAAGAAGCTGGAAGCAAAAAAGGCAGCAGCCAACAAGAATGCCACCCTGGAAGGTTCTGGTGATAAGGCAGAAAAGGCCAGCCTGGCCAAGTCAAAAGCTGGCACTTATGAGAATACAGCTCAAAGCACTCCAATGACAG GACCTCTTCCAGGTGCTGTGGGAGCCACAATGCAGTCAAGTCATCTATCACAACCCCTAGGGGCGCATCcacaacagcagcaccaaagcaTGATTCCCCCATACTCTCGCTCAACACATCCTGGTTTCATGAGGTTCCCCAACTCCCCTGGGTCATTTCCAAGCACTTCCAAGCCAGGCAGCATGTGTCCCACTCAGGCACAAGCACCAGCAAGCCCTTACCCCTCCCCTCTTAATGTAACAAACTCTTACATGAATGGGCCAAATCGTCCATACCCAGATTACCAACGTAATGGAATGCCTCTCGACAACTGCCACCCATACTATCTTGCAAACCAAAAGCACTTGAACATGTACCAACAACAGCTACCAGCTCTTTACCCTGAGCAACAGTATGGACTCCATCAGCGTTTTGATGTTAATTATCCACCAAGATACAGCGAGTCAGGTTTACAGGTCAATGGTTACAATGGTATGAGACCAGCTCAAATTATGCAACCTTACAACCCTTATGGTCCTAGCAGACCCTTGGATGCCCAGTTTATTGACCCTCTTTCAAGGATGCCCTCTGGCCACGGAGGCATGGATTACTCACCCGTAGTGAGCAAAAGCAATCAGCTTGGAGAATACCCAAATACATACCTCCATCAGAACCCTCACATCCTTCCTTCTGGGCTGGATCCTTTACATACTCAAGTAAAGACAGAGATGGGTATTCCTGACCCACAGATGCTTTCAGCTCAGCTCCGTGGTAGATGTTTAAACCCTGATACTCAGTCAGAACTAAGTTTGCCCAATGGTGGTGTCATGGGTTCAAATATCAAGCAGGAACCTGGAACACCAAAGACACCCACAACCCCACAAAAACCAGAGGTGTGGTCTGACAATGAACATAACTTCTTGGATCCTGAAATTGGTGGCGTGGCTGTGGCACCAAGTCACGGTTCAGTACTCATTGAATGTGCAAAGCGGGAGCTGCACGCCACAACACCACTTAAAAATCCAGATCGCAACCACCCTACACGCATCTCTTTAGTTTTCTATCAGCATAAGAATCTGAATGAAGCAAAGCATGGGTTGGCCCTATGGGAAGCCAAGATGGCAGAAAAAGCTCGGGAAAAGGAAGAGGAGGCTGAAAGGAATGGTGGTGAAGGAACACCAACCAAGGGAAATAAGAAGGGGGTGAAGCGTGAGCATCCCGAATCAGAGACTACAGGGGAGCCTCCATACAAGCGTTTTATCAAGGCACTAATGGAAGGATCCTTATCAAGTACAACTAACACATACGTAAATACAAGTCCATATGCATTCACCAAGGTCACAGGGCCTTACAGTCGATTTGCATGA
- the ppa2 gene encoding inorganic pyrophosphatase 2, mitochondrial isoform X1: MRITLFRSSLGCVVRVFGPAPASSSKAVTQAVAAHLYCSRKTMHYLTEQRGHLNSTDYRLYFKTPEGRYISPFHDIPLIAESEKENDAPAKKAKTDTEVIYNMVVEVPRWSNAKMEIATKEPLNPIKQDVKKGKLRYVANVFPHKGYIWNYGALPQTWEDPNHKDEETSCCGDNDPIDVCDIGTQVCSSGQVIQVKVLGILAMIDEGEMDWKVVAINVKDPDAKNLNSIEDVRRSRPGHLEATVDWFRKYKVPDGKPENSFGFSGQFQDKDFAIKVINLTHKHWRALVQKKANTEGIICKNITCCESPHVCSTDEADVVVQSAPVSGPANPVSKEVDRWHFV, encoded by the exons ATGAGAATAACGTTGTTCCGCTCCTCATTGGGTTGCGTGGTGAGAGTTTTCGGACCAGCACCTGCTTCTAGCAGTAAAGCCGTCACACAAGCAGTCGCTGCTCATCTCTATTGTTCGAGAAAAACGATGCATTATCTAACGGAGCAGAGAGGACACCTGAATTCAACCGACTACCGTCTTTATTTTA AAACCCCAGAAGGAAGATACATCtcaccatttcatgacatccctcTCATAGCAGAGTCTGAAAag GAAAATGACGCTCCAGCCAAAAAAGCGAAGACGGACACCGAG GTGATCTATAACATGGTGGTGGAGGTACCACGGTGGTCAAATGCCAAAATGGAG ATTGCGACAAAAGAGCCGCTGAATCCTATCAAACAGGATGTGAAGAAAGGAAAGCTCCGATACGTTGCTAACGTGTTTCCCCACAAAGGTTACATTTGGAACTATGGAGCTCTCCCTCAg ACGTGGGAGGACCCAAACCACAAAGACGAGGAAACAAGCTGCTGCGGGGACAATGATCCCATTGACGTCTGTGACATTGGCACTCAG GTGTGTTCCTCGGGTCAGGTGATCCAGGTGAAAGTGCTTGGCATTTTGGCCATGATTGATGAAGGAGAAATGGACTGGAAGGTTGTTGCTATTAACGTGAAAGACCCAGATGCAAAAAACCTAAATA gtaTAGAGGACGTTCGCAGAAGCCGACCGGGTCATTTAGAGGCCACTGTGGACTGGTTCAGGAAATATAAGGTGCCAGATGGAAAGCCAGAGAATAGCTTTGGATTCAGCGGGCAATTCCAGGACAAG GACTTTGCTATCAAGGTCATCAATTTAACCCACAAGCACTGGAGGGCACTGGTGCAGAAGAAAGCAAATACTGAGGGGATTATTTG CAAAAACATCACTTGTTGTGAAAGTCCACACGTGTGCAGTACTGATGAGGCGGATGTTGTTGTCCAGTCG GCTCCTGTCTCCGGTCCTGCAAATCCTGTTTCTAAAGaag TCGACAGATGGCATTTCGTCTGA
- the ppa2 gene encoding inorganic pyrophosphatase 2, mitochondrial isoform X2, translated as MRITLFRSSLGCVVRVFGPAPASSSKAVTQAVAAHLYCSRKTMHYLTEQRGHLNSTDYRLYFKTPEGRYISPFHDIPLIAESEKENDAPAKKAKTDTEVMHIFTTVETQSQLSTSYIATKEPLNPIKQDVKKGKLRYVANVFPHKGYIWNYGALPQTWEDPNHKDEETSCCGDNDPIDVCDIGTQVCSSGQVIQVKVLGILAMIDEGEMDWKVVAINVKDPDAKNLNSIEDVRRSRPGHLEATVDWFRKYKVPDGKPENSFGFSGQFQDKDFAIKVINLTHKHWRALVQKKANTEGIICKNITCCESPHVCSTDEADVVVQSAPVSGPANPVSKEVDRWHFV; from the exons ATGAGAATAACGTTGTTCCGCTCCTCATTGGGTTGCGTGGTGAGAGTTTTCGGACCAGCACCTGCTTCTAGCAGTAAAGCCGTCACACAAGCAGTCGCTGCTCATCTCTATTGTTCGAGAAAAACGATGCATTATCTAACGGAGCAGAGAGGACACCTGAATTCAACCGACTACCGTCTTTATTTTA AAACCCCAGAAGGAAGATACATCtcaccatttcatgacatccctcTCATAGCAGAGTCTGAAAag GAAAATGACGCTCCAGCCAAAAAAGCGAAGACGGACACCGAG GTTATGCACATCTTTACAACAGTTGAAACCCAAAGTCAGCTCTCTACATCATAT ATTGCGACAAAAGAGCCGCTGAATCCTATCAAACAGGATGTGAAGAAAGGAAAGCTCCGATACGTTGCTAACGTGTTTCCCCACAAAGGTTACATTTGGAACTATGGAGCTCTCCCTCAg ACGTGGGAGGACCCAAACCACAAAGACGAGGAAACAAGCTGCTGCGGGGACAATGATCCCATTGACGTCTGTGACATTGGCACTCAG GTGTGTTCCTCGGGTCAGGTGATCCAGGTGAAAGTGCTTGGCATTTTGGCCATGATTGATGAAGGAGAAATGGACTGGAAGGTTGTTGCTATTAACGTGAAAGACCCAGATGCAAAAAACCTAAATA gtaTAGAGGACGTTCGCAGAAGCCGACCGGGTCATTTAGAGGCCACTGTGGACTGGTTCAGGAAATATAAGGTGCCAGATGGAAAGCCAGAGAATAGCTTTGGATTCAGCGGGCAATTCCAGGACAAG GACTTTGCTATCAAGGTCATCAATTTAACCCACAAGCACTGGAGGGCACTGGTGCAGAAGAAAGCAAATACTGAGGGGATTATTTG CAAAAACATCACTTGTTGTGAAAGTCCACACGTGTGCAGTACTGATGAGGCGGATGTTGTTGTCCAGTCG GCTCCTGTCTCCGGTCCTGCAAATCCTGTTTCTAAAGaag TCGACAGATGGCATTTCGTCTGA